The Sus scrofa isolate TJ Tabasco breed Duroc chromosome 4, Sscrofa11.1, whole genome shotgun sequence genomic sequence ccattttgagtttatttttgtgcatggtgtgagggtgtgttctagtgtcactgatttacatgcagctgtccagttgtGAGGGTATAACAAATTTTAGGGTTAATTCTTTGGCAAGAGTCACGGGCAATTTGGTAGAGGCTGAATTCAGTCTGCAGATTACTTTGGGTGGTGTGGCCACTTTAACAGTGTTCATTCTCCCAATCCAAGAATATGGGGTATCTCTCCACTTCTTTGAACTGTCTTCCGTTTCCTTTGTCAGcattttctagttctcagcatatgagtctttcacctccttggtcaggtttattcctaaggatTTTACCTTTTGGGGAGCAGTcttaaaagggatttttaaaattttctggtatgtcattgttagtgtaaagaaatgcagctgattttgtgtagttaatcttgtatcctgctgcctTGCTGACTCCATGGATCAATTCTAGAAGTTTCTGTGTGGagcctttagggttttctgtacaGTGTCGTGTCACCTGCATGTAGTGACAGTGTCACCTCTCCCCCtccagtttggatgccttttcgTTCTTGTCTGAccgctgtggccaggacttccaaaactccgTTGAGTGGAAGGGGCGagactgggcatccttgtcttgttcttgttccaggttttagtgggaaggctttcggcttttctccCTTGAGGGTTCTATTGGCGGTGGGCTTGTCATACGTGGCTTTTTGTTacgttgaggtatgttcccttttTACCCACTCATGGATGGACGTTGGGTCTCATCAGGTGACTTCTcggcatctcttgagatgatggCGTGGAGCTGCCTGTGTGGAACCGTTTTGTGACTCGGGGGTGACTCCAGCTTGGTTGTGGTTTATGATCTTTCTTATGTAttgttgggttcagtttgttACTATTTTGCTGAGAGTCGTCTTTCACTCAGAGCACATGCTTCCGAATTAAAAAAACCCGGAACGCGTTGGCCTTGGCGACACCTGTGGCAGGATACAGCCCAGGGTGGGGGCCACGATGGTCTGAGCAGCAGGATCTTGTGGCCTGGAGGACACAGCTGGCAGCTCCCTCAATCGGTGTGTCTTCTGCCGTTGCCAGGAAAGCCCATGAAGTTGAGCTTAGCAGCCGAGGAGGTTGCCACGTTTTACGGGAAAATGTTGGAGCACGAATACACAACCAAAGAAGTTTTCCGGCACAACTTCTTCCGTGACTGGCGGAAGGTGCGTGTGGCCCGGCGCCGGCTCTCCGGGGCCGCTTCGCAGCTCGGCCTGGTGCCGTCCGACGCGTGCCTGCCTCGCTTCTCTCCGAGCCGCTGGCggggcaggcagggccaggctTGGGGTCCCCAGGAAAGGCCGTtgcgggggggggcaggggtggcccCTTCTGGTCCCCAGGAAACAAACACTTGCTGGGAAGCTCTGTGGGATGAGCTGctagttgccttttcatttccctCTTGAAAAACCGGCTCCCGTGCATGACGGCGCTCAGCTCCGGCTACGTCCGTGGACCTCACCCCGCGAAGGCAGGCCCAGGCCCCTTCCACCTGCGCTGGGGAGGACGCCAGCGCCATGTGTGCCCCTTTCCCGGGTGACAGGCCCCCAACGTTCTGTCACAGGGCGTGGTGTGGCTGTGCACCCACCTCTCCGCAGGGACCCGGGGGGATGGGGTCCACGGGctcagtgtgtgtgtggctggaCTGGGGCCTCTTCCGCTGTGGTCGCCGTGCCCGGCCCAGCAGGTGCGGGTGGCAGGCCGTCCCCCTGAGGGTGAGGGAGGCTCTCAGCGCCCCGGCCACGGGCTGCTGGTGGGGGCCGTGCCTCAGCTGCGGCCGCGGGGCTGATGCAGCcgtgaggagggagggagcgcCCCCGCCACCTTCCTGCAAAGGCTCTCCTGTGGGGACCcctgcggcggcggcggggtgGCCCGGCGCTCTCCGCCCAGTCTGTCCTCCTGCTTCTGGGGCGACCGTGAGCCTGTGGGGTGGGCCCCAGCCGCGCGGGCCAGGGTCTCGCTGCCACGGGATGGGCGCCGGCCTCCGGTCCTCGAGCGCGGGTCTGGCTTCGGTGCAGGAAATGACGGCAGCCGAGAGGAAGGTCATCAAGCGCCTGAGCAAGTGCGACTTCACGGAGATCCACAGACACTTCGCGGACAGGGCCGCGGCCCGGAGGGCCCTGCCCCGGGAGGAGAAGCAGGTCAGGCTGCTCGGGGCACCGTCTGGCTGGGGCCCCCGGGAGGGGGGAGGCTGCTGGCGCGCGGGTGGCCTCACGCGGGGGCGGAGCACACGACCCCTCCCCTTCTCAGAGGCCAGCCCTCTGCGGGGATTCTTCTAGACAAGCCCCCGGAGGGTGTGGCGAGGGGGCTCTGACTGCGCGCCTGCGTCCTTAGAGCcttcttttttcgtttttggctgtgccaaggcatatggagcccctgggccaggggtcagatccgactGAGCTGCAGTCGCCACCCGAGCCGCAGTGCTGCAGCCCGCTGTGCcgggtcggggattgaacccgggtccCAGGGCTCCCCGAGACATCGCCCATCCCTCTGTGGCAGCAGGGACTGCACGCTCAGACACTCGCGAGTCACACGCCTCCTAAGTGGGTGTGCACAGAGCTCGGTCTGTTCACCACGTGAACCTGTGGGATGAACCAGGGGGTCAGCAGCTCCCTCGCGCTGGACGTGGATGGGCATGGCTGCGGCGGGAGTGGGCGCGGGCGCTGCGCCCCGGGCTCAGCGGCTTCCTGGGCTCTGACGGGTGCTCCCAGAGCAGCAGAGGTGGGCACTGGGCTCATCCTGTCTCTTCTCTCCCGACACCTACGTGCTGTTTTATTAACACAGAGGCTCAAAGAAGAGGCGGAGAAGCTTCAGCAGGAGTTTGGCTACTGTATCTTGGACGGGCACCGAGAGAAGATAGGCAATTTCAAGACGGAGCCGCCCGGCTTGTTCCGGGGCCGCGGCGACCACCCCAAGATGGGGATGCTGAAGCGGAGGGTCCTGCCGGAGGACGTGACCATCAACTGCGGCAGGTGCGCTGGGCCCTCGCCCGGGGCGTGGTCGTGAGCCTCAGGGAGCACGGGGCCCGTCGCTGTCACTCTGGGCTCTGGGTGGGCGACAGGGCAGGTTCCCGCAGGTGCTGGCCCAGCCCGCCTTCCTGTGCCGCCGGCCGGAGGCTTTCTGCACCACGACAGCTTGTCTGCCTGATCTCAGCACGGCCCTTGCCCCTCACGTTTCAGGTTATCGAGATGCTCTGATTACACACGCGTGTGTGGCCCTTGTGGGCCGCGTTCCAGCAGTGGCTTCTGTGCCTCCACCATGTGGGCCCTGGCTGAGCGGGGTCCTTCGTGCTGTTGAAGCTCCTGGAGATGCCTGTGGCCCTGGGCCACACGTGGGGGCAGCCCTGAACGAGCCTGTCCCGTGCACGGTGCTGCCGGagctgagagggagagaggccgTGACACGAGGGCTCTGCTGGGGCGCGAGGCGGCTCTGGGACAGATTCAGACCGCCAGGGCCAGCGATGCCAGGCGCGGTCCTGTCACAGGAGGTGGGAGAACTTGGCTCCCAGTTGAGCGCGCGGGGTCTTGAATTGTTGGGTTCAGGTCGCTCTCttgatgcagggactcaaaagtACCAGAGCCCCCGGCAGGCCACCAGTGGAAGGAGGTGCGGTCGGACCGCACGGTCACATGGCTGGCGGCGTGGACGGAGAATGTGCAGAATGCCACCAAGTATGTCATGCTGAACCCCAGCTCGAAGCTCAAGGTGAGCCGGGCTCTGACTGAGCAGCTGGGCCACACCCTTCGGCAGGGCGTCCCCAAGGTCCTGGGCGTTACCAGGCCAATTCTGAAGTCACATTGTGTCCGGAAGCCATTTGCTTTAAAAACagggaatttggagttcccgttgtggcacagcatgaacgaatctgactaggaaccttgaggttgtgggtttgatccctggcctcccttagtgggttaagcatctggcattgctggagctgtggtgtaggccagcagctgtagctctgatgagctccctagcctgggaacctccatttgccatggttgtggccctaaaatgcaaaaaataaataaaaaatagaaaaaggaaatttaaattttacaccttctttattttttattttatgttttgctgtttttttttgtctttttagggccacagccttggcatatggaggttcccaggctaggggtctcatcggagctacagctgccagcctacaccacagccacagcagtaccagatcccagccctgtctgctacctacaccgcagctcatggcaatgccggatccttaacccactgagtcaggccagggatcgaacccacatcctcatgggtagtagtcaggctcattgccactgagccacacgggaactcctacgcCCTGTTTACATTTCAGTGAATTTGGGGGTCTGCTCTCCGCCCCCGCTGCGCAGGTTGGAGCGGCCCCATCCTGGATCAGAGTGTTGGCAGGTTCCTGCTTGCCAGGAGCACCCCGGGTTTTCCTTGCAACTTATTCTCATTTAGGGGGAGAGAGACTGGGAAAAGTACGAAGTGGCTCGGCGCTTGAAAGGCGTGGTGGACGAGATCCGTTCTCGGTACCGGGCCGACTGGAAGTCTCGGGAAATGAAGGCGAGACAGCGCGCTGTAGCCCTTTATTTCATCGACAAGGTGCGCATGGCCCCAGGCTTTCCGGCCTGCTCTTCGCGGATGGGCACCGGTCGCCAGGGCCGGGCTGGCCGGGCAGCTGGGGGACGGCGGGGCTTCCGGGTCCTGAGCCGCGGCCTCGTGCTTGTGGGGGCCGGGGTGCGCCTGGGCGCGGGTGGGGTGTGCGCGCGCTCCTGCTGCACCTGTGCCGCCCTgaccccgcccctgcccctgcccccgccccatccAGCTGGCGCTGCGAGCTGGGAACGAGAAGGAGGAGGGCGAGTCGGCCGACACCGTGGGCTGCTGCTCCCTCCGCGTGGAGCACGTCCAGCTGCACCCAGAGGCCGACGGCTGCCCCTATGTCGTGGAATTCGACTTCCTGGGGAAGGACTCGATCCGCTACTACAACAAAGTGCCGGTGGAGAAGCCCGTGAGTGCCTGTGTGGGCGGGGGCGGGTCTCGCCCCTCCGACGCgcggcccccccgccccccaccgacGCGCGGCCCCTCCGACGCGCGGCCCTTGGCCTTTCCCGTGCGCGCGAGGATAACCAGGTCAGGCGGCGGCACGCGGGCGCAGGAAGGCCCCGTAGGCTGACCTGGACCCGCCGTCCTCCCGGTGGGTTAGTCTGGCAGCTGCTGTAACTGAGCCTCGACGTGCCTCTTCGGAGGTGGGGAATCCGAGACCTGGTTGTGGCAGGGCCTGGGCCCTTGGCCGCTCTGCAGAGACTCCTTCTGGGCCTCCCCTGGCGTCGCGGCCTGAGGCAGCATCACTGCAGTGTCTGCCTGCCTGTCTCTCCCCGCTCCCCCAGTCTTGTTCCCCTGTGTCTGCCTGTCTTCCTGCTGGGTGTGGGGCTTAGCCCAGTGTGAGCTCATCTTAACTGattgcatctgcaaagacccGGTTTCCAAAAAAGGTCATGTTTTGAAGTTCCTGCATGAAGGACACTAATTTGGGGGACATTGTTCACCCCAGCACACTTGGGAAGGGTCTTCTGGGCAGTCAGCTCACTGTGGTCACTCTGGCGGTGTCCCTGGTGCCTTTTCTGAAGGCTGAGGCTCAGGCGTGGAGCCTGCTGGCTGACCCTCGCGCCCACAGCGCCTGGCCTTTGCGGGCGGGGGGCGTTTCTGGTTCGCCAGGAGGTCTGGAGGGAAGTTAGAACTTGGGGATCACTGTCTCCTGGAGGGGTGGAGCCTTGCATGATGGTCGCCCTGGCCTCTGTCTGGGTGGGCACCGCGTCACAGCAGTGAGAGCAGACCCGCTGCTGACTGCCTGCCTGCCTTGTTTAGGCAGACATGGCTCCGCAAACACAAATGGGGACTTTGGGGAGCCTGACGGAGCAGCACGGAAACACCCACTTAGGTGGTGTGATGCACCCCGGTGCCTGGTGTGCCCAGGCCTCTGAAATCCATCCGGAGGTGAACTAGTGAGAAGCTGCCAGGCGATGAGGGGCAGAGGCCTCcctgggcggggggcagggggctttTCTGACCAAACACCAGGCTGGATGATTCATAAACGGGTGTTTAtgtctcacagtctggaggctggaatgGAGGGCTGTGAGCTGGCCTTCTGCCTGTGCCCATGTGGCGGTGGGGGAGGAAGTGCTCTGGGGCCTCTTCTATAAGGCACTGACCCACCCAGGGGTCTGGAGTATTGGGGGACATGGTGCTGAGAGCAGGGCCCATCCTGCCATGTCTGGACCTGGGCACCTGGCGTCCAGCCCAGTGGGGCACACACACAACTGCGTGGAGGGCAGTGCGGAGCTGGCTGGAGAGATGGGCCCAGGCCGACGCGAGCTGGGAGGACGGGAACGCCAGGCAGGGGGTGCGGCCAGGGCCCCCATGGAGCCTTCTCGCAGTAAGAGCAGCTTCTGCAGGGGAAGTGATTTCTCCCGGAAGGGCTCAGCGGAGGGAAACAGACAGTCTGTGAAGGTTGTCGGAGGTCCTGTGGTGTCGGGCGAGTCTGACTGTGGACCTGGGGTGACCTGGAGGAAGCCCAGCGTGGGTGGCGGGAAGGAGCTGGGGTGTGCAGGGCCGCCAGTGCCGGCGCGTGACCCCAGGgcgctgccccctgccccctgtggGAAGCGCAGTCCGCTGGTCTCCGAGTCCCGCGTGCAGACGTCCCTGTGCGGCCCTCATTTAACCCCTCCGCCTCTGGTTCCCAGGAGGCTGCTTCCCGCCTGCAGTCTTTCTGAAGGGCCCTCTCCCTGTGGCAGGTCTACAGGAACCTGCAGCTCTTCTTGGAGAACAAAGACCCGGGGGAGGAGCTCTTTGACCGACTGACTGTAAGCCCAGGGCCCCTGAGCC encodes the following:
- the TOP1MT gene encoding DNA topoisomerase I, mitochondrial isoform X3, with the translated sequence MKLSLAAEEVATFYGKMLEHEYTTKEVFRHNFFRDWRKEMTAAERKVIKRLSKCDFTEIHRHFADRAAARRALPREEKQRLKEEAEKLQQEFGYCILDGHREKIGNFKTEPPGLFRGRGDHPKMGMLKRRVLPEDVTINCGRDSKVPEPPAGHQWKEVRSDRTVTWLAAWTENVQNATKYVMLNPSSKLKGERDWEKYEVARRLKGVVDEIRSRYRADWKSREMKARQRAVALYFIDKLALRAGNEKEEGESADTVGCCSLRVEHVQLHPEADGCPYVVEFDFLGKDSIRYYNKVPVEKPVYRNLQLFLENKDPGEELFDRLTTASLNKHLQDLMDGLTAKVFRTYNASITLQGQLRALTRADPVFQLKTASPLSCSLTTARTGPLPSSVTISGHLPRPSRSQCRLSGRRLRQRSSRWPRPRQSWRRRGPATHPERTAASWRRGGGGWRSWRSSWCGWAHRPQTRRRASRWPWARPSSTTWTPGSASPGAGGLGCPSRRSTTRRRGRSLPGRWTWRARTSSSDRASLGLIGCVWQLLHY
- the TOP1MT gene encoding DNA topoisomerase I, mitochondrial isoform X4, which codes for MKLSLAAEEVATFYGKMLEHEYTTKEVFRHNFFRDWRKEMTAAERKVIKRLSKCDFTEIHRHFADRAAARRALPREEKQRLKEEAEKLQQEFGYCILDGHREKIGNFKTEPPGLFRGRGDHPKMGMLKRRVLPEDVTINCGRDSKVPEPPAGHQWKEVRSDRTVTWLAAWTENVQNATKYVMLNPSSKLKGERDWEKYEVARRLKGVVDEIRSRYRADWKSREMKARQRAVALYFIDKLALRAGNEKEEGESADTVGCCSLRVEHVQLHPEADGCPYVVEFDFLGKDSIRYYNKVPVEKPVYRNLQLFLENKDPGEELFDRLTTASLNKHLQDLMDGLTAKVFRTYNASITLQGQLRALTRAEDSIAAKLLSYNRANRAVAVLCNHQRAPPKTFEKSMQALRSKIEAKKQQVAEAKAELEKARAGHASREDGRSEARVSGRCDPELGSATVSFLEKRRRRLEKLEEQLVRLGTQATDKEEGKQVALGTSKLNYLDPRISIAWCRRFGVPVEKIYNKTQREKFAWALDMAGEDFEF
- the TOP1MT gene encoding DNA topoisomerase I, mitochondrial isoform X7 translates to MKLSLAAEEVATFYGKMLEHEYTTKEVFRHNFFRDWRKEMTAAERKVIKRLSKCDFTEIHRHFADRAAARRALPREEKQRLKEEAEKLQQEFGYCILDGHREKIGNFKTEPPGLFRGRGDHPKMGMLKRRVLPEDVTINCGRDSKVPEPPAGHQWKEVRSDRTVTWLAAWTENVQNATKYVMLNPSSKLKGERDWEKYEVARRLKGVVDEIRSRYRADWKSREMKARQRAVALYFIDKLALRAGNEKEEGESADTVGCCSLRVEHVQLHPEADGCPYVVEFDFLGKDSIRYYNKVPVEKPVYRNLQLFLENKDPGEELFDRLTTASLNKHLQDLMDGLTAKVFRTYNASITLQGQLRALTRADPVFQLKTASPLSCSLTTARTGPLPSSVTISGHLPRPSRSQCRLSGRRLRQRSSRWPRPRQSWRRRGPATHPERTAGPRRGCPEGATPSWGRPRSASWRRGGGGWRSWRSSWCGWAHRPQTRRRASRWPWARPSSTTWTPGSASPGAGGLGCPSRRSTTRRRGRSLPGRWTWRARTSSSDRASLGLIGCVWQLLHY
- the TOP1MT gene encoding DNA topoisomerase I, mitochondrial isoform X2, with translation MKLSLAAEEVATFYGKMLEHEYTTKEVFRHNFFRDWRKEMTAAERKVIKRLSKCDFTEIHRHFADRAAARRALPREEKQRLKEEAEKLQQEFGYCILDGHREKIGNFKTEPPGLFRGRGDHPKMGMLKRRVLPEDVTINCGRDSKVPEPPAGHQWKEVRSDRTVTWLAAWTENVQNATKYVMLNPSSKLKGERDWEKYEVARRLKGVVDEIRSRYRADWKSREMKARQRAVALYFIDKLALRAGNEKEEGESADTVGCCSLRVEHVQLHPEADGCPYVVEFDFLGKDSIRYYNKVPVEKPVYRNLQLFLENKDPGEELFDRLTTASLNKHLQDLMDGLTAKVFRTYNASITLQGQLRALTRADPVFQLKTASPLSCSLTTARTGPLPSSVTISGHLPRPSRSQCRLSGRRLRQRSSRWPRPRQSWRRRGPATHPERTAGPRRGCPEASWRRGGGGWRSWRSSWCGWAHRPQTRRRASRWPWARPSSTTWTPGSASPGAGGLGCPSRRSTTRRRGRSLPGRWTWRARTSSSDRASLGLIGCVWQLLHY
- the TOP1MT gene encoding DNA topoisomerase I, mitochondrial isoform X5; its protein translation is MKLSLAAEEVATFYGKMLEHEYTTKEVFRHNFFRDWRKEMTAAERKVIKRLSKCDFTEIHRHFADRAAARRALPREEKQRLKEEAEKLQQEFGYCILDGHREKIGNFKTEPPGLFRGRGDHPKMGMLKRRVLPEDVTINCGRDSKVPEPPAGHQWKEVRSDRTVTWLAAWTENVQNATKYVMLNPSSKLKGERDWEKYEVARRLKGVVDEIRSRYRADWKSREMKARQRAVALYFIDKLALRAGNEKEEGESADTVGCCSLRVEHVQLHPEADGCPYVVEFDFLGKDSIRYYNKVPVEKPVYRNLQLFLENKDPGEELFDRLTTASLNKHLQDLMDGLTAKVFRTYNASITLQGQLRALTRAEDSIAAKLLSYNRANRAVAVLCNHQRAPPKTFEKSMQALRSKIEAKKQQVAEAKAELEKARAGHASREDGRSEARVSGSFLEKRRRRLEKLEEQLVRLGTQATDKEEGKQVALGTSKLNYLDPRISIAWCRRFGVPVEKIYNKTQREKFAWALDMAGEDFEF
- the TOP1MT gene encoding DNA topoisomerase I, mitochondrial isoform X6, with translation MKLSLAAEEVATFYGKMLEHEYTTKEVFRHNFFRDWRKEMTAAERKVIKRLSKCDFTEIHRHFADRAAARRALPREEKQRLKEEAEKLQQEFGYCILDGHREKIGNFKTEPPGLFRGRGDHPKMGMLKRRVLPEDVTINCGRDSKVPEPPAGHQWKEVRSDRTVTWLAAWTENVQNATKYVMLNPSSKLKGERDWEKYEVARRLKGVVDEIRSRYRADWKSREMKARQRAVALYFIDKLALRAGNEKEEGESADTVGCCSLRVEHVQLHPEADGCPYVVEFDFLGKDSIRYYNKVPVEKPVYRNLQLFLENKDPGEELFDRLTTASLNKHLQDLMDGLTAKVFRTYNASITLQGQLRALTRAEDSIAAKLLSYNRANRAVAVLCNHQRAPPKTFEKSMQALRSKIEAKKQQVAEAKAELEKARAGHASREDGSFLEKRRRRLEKLEEQLVRLGTQATDKEEGKQVALGTSKLNYLDPRISIAWCRRFGVPVEKIYNKTQREKFAWALDMAGEDFEF
- the TOP1MT gene encoding DNA topoisomerase I, mitochondrial isoform X8 codes for the protein MESASTTTEMTAAERKVIKRLSKCDFTEIHRHFADRAAARRALPREEKQRLKEEAEKLQQEFGYCILDGHREKIGNFKTEPPGLFRGRGDHPKMGMLKRRVLPEDVTINCGRDSKVPEPPAGHQWKEVRSDRTVTWLAAWTENVQNATKYVMLNPSSKLKGERDWEKYEVARRLKGVVDEIRSRYRADWKSREMKARQRAVALYFIDKLALRAGNEKEEGESADTVGCCSLRVEHVQLHPEADGCPYVVEFDFLGKDSIRYYNKVPVEKPVYRNLQLFLENKDPGEELFDRLTTASLNKHLQDLMDGLTAKVFRTYNASITLQGQLRALTRADPVFQLKTASPLSCSLTTARTGPLPSSVTISGHLPRPSRSQCRLSGRRLRQRSSRWPRPRQSWRRRGPATHPERTAGPRRGCPEGATPSWGRPRSASWRRGGGGWRSWRSSWCGWAHRPQTRRRASRWPWARPSSTTWTPGSASPGAGGLGCPSRRSTTRRRGRSLPGRWTWRARTSSSDRASLGLIGCVWQLLHY